Proteins from a single region of Candidatus Hydrogenedentota bacterium:
- a CDS encoding septal ring lytic transglycosylase RlpA family protein, with protein MFELVALMLLSQQPPAPFVEGMASYYTVASSSAVTASGERMQDSALTCAMREGEFGHYYLVVAANGRSVVVKLNDRGPYVRRRVIDLSKAAMRKLHPSNGLMWVKVYELGEEVPPELASTQ; from the coding sequence ATGTTTGAGCTTGTTGCGCTTATGTTACTTTCGCAACAACCGCCAGCACCTTTCGTCGAAGGCATGGCCTCGTACTATACGGTGGCCAGCAGCAGCGCGGTGACGGCATCGGGCGAACGGATGCAAGACAGCGCGTTGACGTGCGCTATGCGGGAAGGTGAATTTGGGCACTATTATCTGGTGGTGGCTGCAAACGGCCGGTCCGTCGTCGTCAAACTGAACGACCGTGGCCCCTACGTGCGGCGTCGCGTGATCGACCTGTCGAAAGCGGCAATGCGTAAACTTCACCCATCCAATGGGTTAATGTGGGTGAAGGTCTACGAACTGGGCGAAGAAGTTCCTCCTGAACTCGCGTCAACACAATAA
- a CDS encoding phosphodiester glycosidase family protein, whose product LYLLVIDGRQPGYSLGASTSDTAAMLRALGAYEALNLDGGGSTTLVFDAGNGDAKVVNRPIHQHLPGNERVSANHLGIFAKPLQEK is encoded by the coding sequence CTGTACCTTCTGGTCATAGATGGCCGCCAACCCGGCTATAGCCTCGGCGCCTCTACTTCCGACACCGCAGCCATGCTCAGAGCGCTGGGCGCGTACGAAGCCCTTAACCTGGATGGCGGCGGCTCGACCACACTCGTGTTTGATGCCGGCAACGGTGACGCAAAAGTAGTCAACCGGCCAATTCACCAGCATCTGCCTGGAAATGAACGAGTTAGCGCAAACCACCTGGGCATATTCGCCAAGCCGCTCCAGGAGAAATGA